In candidate division TA06 bacterium, the genomic window GCAAGAAGGCCGGAGAAACCGCCGAGATCAAAGTTCCGTCCGGCAGCATCAAATACAAGATAATTTCAATCACGTAGGGACACGGCAGCCCGTGTCCAGAATAGTAGGGACATGGCGCGCCATGTCCCTACATAGGAGATAAAATCATGCCCAATCCTCAAGTCGCGGTTTTAATGGGTTCCGACAGCGATCTGCCGGTGATGGAAAAAGCCGTCGAGGCCCTGAAGGAATTCGGAATAACGCCGCAGGTCAAAATTCTCTCCGCCCACCGCCTGCCCGACAAGGTGGCCGAATTCAGCAAGGAAGCCCGCAATAGCGGATTCGAGGCCATCATCGCCGGGGCCGGCATGGCTGCGCACCTGGCCGGAGCGGCAGCCGCTCACACCACCCTGCCGGTGATCGGCGTGCCGCTTAAATCCGGGGCTCTGGCCGGGGTGGACGCCCTGTATGCCACGGTTCAGATGCCCTCCGGCATTCCAGTGGCTACGGTGGCCATCGACGGGGCCAGGAACGCGGCCATCCTGGCGGCGCAGATACTGTCCATCAAGTACCCCGAGATCGCCGGGAAGCTGGAGGATATGCGGGCCAAGATGCGGCAGGAGGTGGAGAAGAAATCTGAAGAAGCAGAAAAAAAATACAATAAATAAATATAGGAATAAATATTTTATGAAAA contains:
- the purE gene encoding 5-(carboxyamino)imidazole ribonucleotide mutase yields the protein MPNPQVAVLMGSDSDLPVMEKAVEALKEFGITPQVKILSAHRLPDKVAEFSKEARNSGFEAIIAGAGMAAHLAGAAAAHTTLPVIGVPLKSGALAGVDALYATVQMPSGIPVATVAIDGARNAAILAAQILSIKYPEIAGKLEDMRAKMRQEVEKKSEEAEKKYNK